The following are encoded in a window of Aquipuribacter sp. SD81 genomic DNA:
- the ligD gene encoding non-homologous end-joining DNA ligase — translation MAGGSSKAPAVEIDVDGLTVRLSSPDRVYFPERGETKLDLLNYYLSVGDGIVNALRERPCMLHRFPKGVAGDKVHQKRVPAGAPPWVETVRVHFPRWNRTADELCVTHLAQVAWAVQMSTVEFHPWNSRRADTESPDEWRIDLDPGPLSDWGTVRRVTRVVHEVLDELGAVGFPKTSGGKGLHVYVRIPPTHGFTDVRRAALAFAREVERRAGDDVTTAWWRKDRDPYALFVDYNQNARDHTIAAAYSVRGNAVGTVSTPVRWDEVDDVEPDDFTIATVPARYAELGDLHADIDDHGFDLAPLLEWAERDEREGAETPPEPD, via the coding sequence GTGGCGGGCGGGTCCTCCAAGGCGCCGGCGGTCGAGATCGACGTCGACGGCCTCACCGTGCGCCTGTCGAGCCCGGACCGGGTCTACTTCCCCGAGCGCGGGGAGACCAAGCTCGACCTGCTCAACTACTACCTCAGCGTCGGCGACGGCATCGTCAACGCGCTGCGCGAGCGCCCGTGCATGCTCCACCGCTTCCCCAAGGGCGTGGCGGGGGACAAGGTGCACCAGAAGCGCGTGCCCGCGGGCGCCCCGCCCTGGGTCGAGACGGTCCGCGTGCACTTCCCGCGGTGGAACCGCACCGCCGACGAGCTGTGCGTCACCCACCTCGCGCAGGTCGCCTGGGCGGTGCAGATGTCGACCGTAGAGTTCCACCCGTGGAACAGCCGCCGCGCGGACACCGAGTCGCCCGACGAGTGGCGCATCGACCTCGACCCGGGCCCGCTCAGCGACTGGGGGACGGTCCGGCGCGTCACCCGCGTCGTGCACGAGGTGCTCGACGAGCTCGGCGCCGTCGGGTTCCCCAAGACCTCCGGCGGCAAGGGCCTGCACGTCTACGTACGCATCCCGCCGACGCACGGCTTCACCGACGTGCGACGGGCCGCGCTCGCCTTCGCCCGCGAGGTCGAGCGCCGCGCCGGTGACGACGTGACGACCGCGTGGTGGCGCAAGGACCGCGACCCGTACGCGCTGTTCGTCGACTACAACCAGAACGCCCGCGACCACACGATCGCCGCGGCGTACTCGGTTCGCGGGAACGCCGTCGGCACGGTGTCGACGCCGGTGCGCTGGGACGAGGTCGACGACGTCGAGCCCGACGACTTCACCATCGCGACGGTGCCGGCGCGCTACGCCGAGCTCGGCGACCTGCACGCCGACATCGACGACCACGGGTTCGACCTCGCGCCGCTGCTGGAGTGGGCCGAGCGCGACGAGCGGGAGGGCGCGGAGACTCCGCCGGAGCCCGACTAG